In one ANME-2 cluster archaeon genomic region, the following are encoded:
- the hdrB gene encoding CoB--CoM heterodisulfide reductase subunit B encodes MSKLSFFLGCIAPNRYPGIEAATIKTLEKLGIELVDLEGASCCPAPGVFRSFDKITWLALASRNVTLSEEMGLDILTVCNGCFGSLVDANSIMKEDPKLREEVNKVLKEIGHEFKGTIEVRHIIEYLSQEVGAEKIKEAVTIPMDLNVALHYGCHLVKPSKERHLGSTENPTFFDELVEATGATSVDYEDKMACCGAGGGARTAVLDTSLQMVMNKLEHMKAAGVDCIIDACPFCHLQFDVGQTEVKKKFNKVYDIPVVHYSQLLGLAMGLPLSELGINQNLIVNEEFNKKIEKIRGGANE; translated from the coding sequence ATGAGTAAATTATCATTCTTCCTGGGTTGTATTGCACCCAATCGATATCCTGGCATTGAAGCTGCTACTATAAAGACACTTGAAAAACTGGGCATTGAACTTGTAGACCTTGAAGGTGCTTCCTGCTGTCCGGCTCCCGGTGTGTTCAGGTCATTTGACAAGATCACATGGCTAGCGCTGGCATCCAGGAATGTAACGCTGTCGGAAGAGATGGGGCTGGATATCCTTACTGTCTGTAACGGGTGTTTCGGATCGTTGGTCGATGCCAACAGTATCATGAAAGAAGATCCGAAACTCAGAGAAGAAGTTAATAAGGTACTTAAGGAGATCGGGCATGAATTTAAAGGTACGATCGAAGTGCGCCACATTATCGAGTACCTTTCCCAGGAAGTCGGAGCTGAAAAGATCAAAGAAGCAGTTACCATTCCTATGGACCTCAACGTTGCCCTTCACTACGGATGCCATCTGGTCAAACCAAGTAAAGAGAGGCATCTCGGAAGCACAGAGAACCCCACGTTCTTTGATGAACTTGTGGAAGCAACAGGAGCTACCAGCGTGGACTATGAGGATAAAATGGCATGCTGCGGAGCAGGCGGCGGTGCACGTACGGCAGTACTTGACACTTCACTCCAGATGGTCATGAATAAACTGGAGCACATGAAAGCAGCCGGTGTGGATTGTATCATTGATGCATGTCCTTTCTGTCACCTGCAGTTTGATGTCGGCCAGACAGAGGTCAAGAAGAAATTCAATAAAGTGTATGATATACCTGTTGTGCATTATTCACAGCTTCTGGGACTTGCTATGGGTCTTCCACTTAGTGAACTGGGTATTAACCAGAACCTGATAGTAAATGAAGAATTTAATAAAAAGATCGAGAAGATCAGAGGTGGTGCAAATGAGTAA
- a CDS encoding 4Fe-4S binding protein produces MVNVGDMLVGYATDEDVRKRGASGGLVTAVLAAALEKGLVENVVVMKHVNEFEAVPIITDDVDEVLASTGSLHSVPVNLAKYAMGRKVAMPAKPCDAQAVIEQAKRDMIDLDNTYIVGLNCGGSMHPVTTKKMLVAMYDIDPEDVIGEDIEKGKLIFKTKNGEEKAIAIDELEEAGFGRRESCRFCTLKIPVNADLACGNWGVIGDLAGSATFCQVMNDKGVKLLENALEAGQIKVEPASDKAIAIRAKVNDVMVNLGSTLEKEIFPDIPDEERVQYYMEQMADCIDCGACKEVCPVCACGEDSKCTMFHSLVDNYKMSMYHMVRLLHLTDSCIACGQCSDVCPSDIPITLLQSRFAIPAQRRREYTPGMNVDDVPPFFEVILK; encoded by the coding sequence ATGGTTAACGTAGGAGATATGCTGGTAGGATATGCCACTGACGAAGATGTTCGCAAGCGCGGTGCTTCCGGTGGACTGGTAACTGCCGTACTGGCCGCAGCCCTTGAGAAGGGACTGGTCGAGAATGTGGTGGTAATGAAACATGTCAATGAGTTTGAAGCTGTGCCGATCATCACTGATGATGTGGATGAGGTCTTAGCATCTACGGGCAGTCTGCATTCAGTGCCTGTGAACCTGGCAAAGTATGCGATGGGTCGTAAGGTTGCAATGCCTGCCAAACCATGTGATGCACAGGCTGTTATTGAACAGGCTAAGCGTGATATGATCGACCTGGATAATACCTATATCGTGGGATTGAATTGCGGTGGCAGCATGCATCCGGTGACTACCAAGAAGATGCTTGTTGCGATGTATGATATTGACCCTGAAGATGTGATTGGCGAAGATATCGAAAAGGGTAAATTGATATTTAAGACAAAGAACGGTGAAGAAAAGGCCATAGCCATCGATGAACTGGAAGAAGCCGGATTCGGAAGGCGTGAAAGCTGTCGGTTCTGTACGCTTAAGATACCTGTGAATGCAGATCTTGCATGTGGTAACTGGGGTGTGATAGGGGATTTGGCAGGCAGTGCAACATTTTGCCAGGTGATGAACGATAAAGGTGTAAAACTTCTGGAAAACGCACTTGAAGCGGGCCAGATCAAAGTGGAACCAGCCAGTGATAAGGCGATTGCAATAAGGGCGAAAGTGAACGATGTCATGGTGAATCTTGGCAGCACCCTGGAAAAGGAGATATTCCCGGATATTCCTGATGAAGAGCGTGTGCAATATTACATGGAACAGATGGCAGATTGTATCGATTGCGGTGCGTGTAAGGAGGTATGTCCGGTCTGTGCCTGCGGCGAGGATTCCAAGTGTACTATGTTCCATTCCCTTGTTGACAATTACAAGATGAGCATGTATCACATGGTACGGCTGCTGCACCTGACTGATAGCTGCATTGCATGCGGGCAGTGCAGTGATGTGTGTCCGTCTGATATTCCAATTACTTTGCTGCAAAGCAGGTTTGCTATTCCTGCACAGCGCAGGCGTGAGTATACGCCGGGTATGAATGTTGATGATGTTCCTCCGTTCTTCGAGGTGATATTAAAATGA
- a CDS encoding CoB--CoM heterodisulfide reductase iron-sulfur subunit A family protein: MTEQEAITNEEPEELRIGAFICECGVNIAGAVDCYGEADYISTLPNVVTSVVNKYTCSDAGQAEIKNAIKDLNLNRVLVASCTPKTHEPIFRACVEEAGLNQYLFEFVNIREHCSWIHMWEKEDATRKAKELVRMGVARAALLEPLESSEVPVTNKALVIGAGVTGMQAAMDIGDMGFQVYLVEQGPSIGGKMAQLDKTFPTNNCSICILGPKMVEVARNENIEIMSYSEVEEVDGYVGNFKVKVKHKPRYLNIDECTGCGLCTEKCPVEVPYTEFNEGIGTRKAIYTPFPQAVPLRALVDKSICIDCGACIKACERGAIDMDQQETFSELDVGVIIVTAGYDVYDPEPNHDFGFGLYDNVITTMEFERLINASGPTMGKVVRPSDVQPPKRIGFVQCVGSRDTNSNIYCSSFCCMASLKNAQLLKEKYPETEVYIMYMDMRTPFRMYEEFYNRARDMGIRFIRGRPAEVTENEDHNIIARIEDTLTNEIVNLELDLMVLSVGAVASESTETVRQILKVSKAADGFMMEAHPKLKPVDTTLDGIFIGGMTQGPKDIPYSISQGSACAARATRFLAQGKALTEGITAKVDEDICVGCGVCVPMCPFQALSVEDDKLKIITALCKGCGTCMAACPTGALNQSHFKNEQLLAQVKNVFAYGEV; the protein is encoded by the coding sequence ATGACTGAACAAGAAGCAATAACAAATGAAGAACCAGAGGAATTGAGAATTGGAGCTTTCATCTGTGAATGTGGTGTGAACATCGCAGGTGCAGTGGACTGTTATGGGGAGGCAGATTATATTTCCACTCTTCCAAATGTGGTCACATCCGTGGTTAATAAATATACATGCAGTGATGCGGGACAGGCAGAGATAAAGAATGCCATCAAGGATCTGAACCTGAACCGTGTGCTTGTGGCGTCATGTACGCCTAAGACCCACGAACCCATTTTCAGGGCCTGTGTAGAAGAAGCAGGGCTGAATCAATACCTGTTCGAGTTCGTGAACATCAGGGAACACTGCAGTTGGATACACATGTGGGAGAAAGAAGACGCTACCAGGAAGGCAAAAGAGCTTGTCCGCATGGGTGTGGCAAGGGCTGCATTACTGGAGCCTTTAGAGTCAAGCGAAGTGCCGGTGACGAATAAAGCGCTGGTTATAGGCGCTGGTGTCACAGGTATGCAGGCAGCCATGGATATTGGCGATATGGGATTCCAGGTATATCTGGTGGAACAGGGACCTTCGATCGGCGGCAAGATGGCCCAGCTTGACAAGACGTTCCCGACAAATAATTGCAGTATCTGTATTCTTGGTCCCAAGATGGTGGAAGTTGCCAGGAATGAAAATATCGAAATAATGAGTTACTCCGAAGTGGAGGAAGTGGATGGTTATGTGGGTAACTTCAAGGTAAAGGTGAAGCATAAACCGAGGTATCTCAATATAGATGAGTGTACCGGATGCGGCCTGTGTACGGAAAAGTGCCCTGTTGAAGTGCCATATACTGAGTTCAATGAAGGGATAGGTACCAGAAAAGCCATCTATACCCCATTCCCTCAGGCAGTGCCATTGCGGGCACTGGTGGATAAATCAATTTGTATTGACTGTGGTGCGTGCATAAAAGCATGCGAGCGCGGTGCTATTGATATGGACCAGCAGGAAACCTTCTCTGAACTAGATGTGGGTGTTATTATAGTAACTGCGGGTTATGATGTGTACGATCCTGAACCGAACCACGATTTTGGTTTCGGTTTGTATGATAATGTGATCACTACCATGGAGTTTGAGCGGCTTATCAATGCCAGTGGACCTACCATGGGTAAAGTAGTACGACCCAGCGATGTGCAGCCACCCAAGCGGATAGGGTTTGTACAGTGCGTTGGAAGCAGGGACACGAACTCTAACATATATTGTTCCAGTTTCTGTTGTATGGCATCCCTAAAGAATGCCCAGTTGCTCAAGGAAAAATATCCTGAAACAGAAGTATATATTATGTATATGGATATGAGAACACCTTTCAGGATGTATGAGGAGTTCTATAACAGGGCAAGGGATATGGGTATCAGGTTCATAAGAGGCAGACCTGCAGAGGTTACCGAGAATGAGGATCATAATATTATTGCCAGGATAGAGGATACCCTGACCAATGAGATCGTAAACCTGGAACTTGACCTGATGGTACTTAGTGTAGGTGCGGTGGCGTCAGAGAGTACTGAGACTGTGCGGCAGATCCTGAAGGTAAGTAAGGCTGCGGACGGGTTCATGATGGAAGCACATCCGAAGTTGAAACCTGTTGACACTACACTGGACGGTATCTTTATAGGTGGTATGACCCAGGGACCAAAGGATATTCCATATTCCATTTCCCAGGGCAGTGCGTGTGCGGCCCGTGCAACACGGTTTTTAGCACAGGGTAAGGCACTGACCGAGGGTATTACTGCGAAAGTGGATGAGGATATCTGTGTGGGTTGCGGTGTGTGCGTACCTATGTGTCCATTCCAGGCGCTGTCAGTTGAAGATGATAAGTTGAAGATCATCACAGCCCTGTGCAAGGGTTGCGGTACCTGCATGGCAGCCTGTCCCACAGGTGCTTTGAATCAGAGTCATTTCAAGAATGAACAGCTGCTGGCACAGGTTAAGAATGTGTTTGCTTACGGGGAGGTGTGA
- a CDS encoding transposase, with protein sequence MTEINQEGRVSTILKVMKNVKESDLSVNQYFKEKDLPFGQAQYYLYRKSIEKFGIEGLYDQRSKGNNLKFSDEMKSFVKGLLKHNQSLTSTEVQNAIKNEFTTKISNTVINDFRREHDLIWTEYASVKESGASEMIVTLALNSGLIDAITDSICLCAQNKKESDAFRESKLMQKDHQDLRSKGRFTSEYNRQSQVRESRFKPLEEKIENKRFTSMNIFSLSRESIMRYVLALFSLPIATANGRIRSVDNPRGNALKYLCGFNYKAATLDKHIRELKYLQISNELIEATAKFWIDFWSSRNMSDTIFACYYIDGNTKALWSSKPCYKGKVTMLGRVMNCLEQVFIHDGQGHPIYFQTFSGNADLGKNALRMMDRINKYLIDTTTLDDEFTVNRILIMDGGGNGVETLRNISDSDYHFITILDPNQVNDRKIKSVSKEKRYDYGTAHLIDCTIELEDSNNKGYIFETRAVQVHWDNDKRSVLITSLSEEIFSTDNVVKSYFDRWPAQELNFRDLKSGVNIHRVVGYGKKLVDNTKVLEKIERLQREINGLESKLENSLNAIKDLENALQMRIDEELIYREKSIVVKGTRMLSNQDAQKLEDIQREINSLKRGVKKIEKDYEKPFKLLKKKKSELARIIDKKKIYRVDVESDQIMTCFKISFANICCYLLDECFNGEKMTLQRLFEVVFDLRGKVKIDGDQRNVLIERNPKQQDVMKKLESAFDVVNSMGVKDLNGYRYKFKLL encoded by the coding sequence ATGACTGAGATAAATCAGGAGGGTAGAGTATCTACGATTCTGAAAGTTATGAAAAATGTAAAAGAATCCGATTTATCAGTCAATCAATACTTCAAGGAAAAAGACTTGCCTTTCGGACAAGCGCAATATTATCTTTACAGGAAATCGATAGAAAAATTTGGAATAGAAGGCTTGTATGATCAGAGAAGCAAAGGGAATAATCTAAAATTTTCTGACGAAATGAAGAGTTTTGTAAAAGGTTTACTCAAGCATAATCAGTCTTTGACTTCCACTGAAGTTCAAAACGCAATCAAAAACGAATTTACGACCAAAATCTCCAACACAGTGATTAATGATTTTCGTAGGGAGCATGATTTGATTTGGACCGAGTACGCTTCAGTAAAAGAATCAGGAGCCTCTGAGATGATTGTTACCCTCGCCCTGAACAGCGGTTTAATCGATGCGATCACAGATTCAATATGCTTGTGTGCGCAAAATAAGAAGGAATCCGATGCATTCAGGGAAAGTAAATTAATGCAGAAAGATCATCAGGATCTACGGTCAAAAGGCAGATTCACATCAGAATATAACAGGCAGTCTCAAGTGAGGGAATCGAGATTTAAGCCATTGGAAGAAAAAATCGAAAATAAAAGGTTTACTTCAATGAATATATTCTCACTTTCCAGAGAATCCATTATGCGATATGTACTTGCTCTTTTTTCACTGCCCATTGCAACAGCTAATGGGAGAATTAGAAGCGTGGACAATCCAAGAGGTAATGCACTAAAATACCTTTGTGGATTCAATTACAAAGCAGCTACCCTGGATAAGCACATCAGGGAATTGAAATACCTTCAAATATCCAATGAGCTGATAGAAGCAACAGCAAAGTTCTGGATCGATTTCTGGAGCAGTAGAAACATGTCCGATACCATTTTTGCATGTTATTACATCGATGGTAACACCAAAGCATTGTGGTCTTCAAAACCGTGTTATAAAGGTAAAGTAACAATGCTTGGTAGGGTAATGAACTGCCTGGAACAGGTGTTCATTCATGATGGACAAGGACATCCCATATATTTCCAGACATTTAGTGGCAATGCCGATCTTGGAAAGAACGCATTAAGGATGATGGACAGAATAAATAAATATCTCATTGATACTACAACTTTAGACGATGAATTCACAGTTAATAGAATTTTGATCATGGATGGTGGTGGAAATGGTGTTGAGACATTGCGAAATATTTCTGATTCTGATTACCATTTCATAACAATACTGGATCCTAATCAGGTTAATGATAGAAAAATCAAATCTGTATCAAAGGAAAAGCGATATGACTATGGCACTGCTCATCTGATAGATTGTACCATAGAACTCGAGGATTCGAATAACAAGGGTTATATTTTCGAGACGAGAGCTGTGCAAGTTCATTGGGACAATGATAAAAGATCTGTTCTCATAACAAGCTTGTCTGAGGAGATATTCTCAACAGATAACGTGGTAAAGTCCTATTTCGACAGATGGCCTGCGCAGGAATTGAATTTCAGGGATTTGAAGAGTGGGGTCAATATTCATCGTGTGGTGGGTTATGGCAAAAAATTAGTGGATAATACTAAGGTTCTGGAGAAAATTGAAAGACTCCAAAGGGAGATAAACGGACTTGAGAGTAAGTTAGAAAACTCTTTGAATGCGATAAAGGATTTGGAAAACGCACTTCAAATGCGAATTGATGAGGAGCTGATATATCGAGAGAAGTCCATCGTGGTGAAGGGGACGCGAATGCTGTCTAATCAAGATGCGCAAAAATTGGAGGATATTCAGAGGGAAATAAACAGTCTCAAGAGAGGAGTCAAGAAGATAGAAAAGGATTATGAGAAGCCATTTAAGTTGTTGAAGAAGAAAAAGAGTGAGCTTGCAAGAATCATCGATAAGAAGAAGATTTACAGAGTAGATGTGGAGTCAGACCAGATAATGACTTGTTTCAAGATTTCATTTGCGAATATTTGTTGTTATCTGCTAGATGAATGTTTCAATGGTGAAAAAATGACCTTACAACGGCTTTTTGAGGTGGTATTTGATCTTCGTGGCAAGGTAAAAATCGATGGGGATCAACGGAATGTACTTATTGAGAGAAATCCAAAACAGCAAGATGTTATGAAGAAGTTGGAATCTGCATTCGATGTTGTTAATTCGATGGGAGTCAAAGATTTGAATGGGTACAGATATAAATTTAAACTTCTCTGA
- a CDS encoding hydrogenase iron-sulfur subunit gives MAEEGWEPKIVAFCCNWCSYGGADTAGMGRFQQPASTRVIRVMCSGRIDPLHVYNAFLEGADAVLVTGCHIGDCHYVNGNEKTEVKYKFLEEMLQQLGLEPDRLHLNWISASEGERFANFINEVTAKVKELGPSPLKPAGVK, from the coding sequence ATGGCCGAAGAAGGATGGGAACCCAAGATCGTGGCGTTTTGCTGCAACTGGTGTAGTTACGGCGGAGCTGATACGGCAGGTATGGGCAGGTTCCAGCAGCCTGCATCTACCAGGGTTATCAGGGTCATGTGCTCGGGCAGGATAGATCCCCTACATGTATACAATGCTTTCCTTGAGGGTGCGGATGCGGTGCTGGTCACAGGATGCCACATTGGTGACTGCCATTATGTTAACGGCAATGAGAAGACTGAAGTGAAGTATAAGTTTTTGGAAGAGATGTTACAGCAACTGGGCCTGGAGCCAGATAGGTTGCACCTGAACTGGATATCTGCCAGTGAAGGTGAAAGGTTTGCCAATTTCATAAATGAGGTTACGGCAAAGGTAAAGGAACTGGGACCAAGTCCTCTTAAACCTGCAGGGGTGAAGTAA
- a CDS encoding GNAT family N-acetyltransferase, whose product MNVIDLADEHQQLYFMCLEDWSEEIKEAGTRKELWYKGMVEKGLRVKLALDDGGQVGGMIQYGPIEHSFAAGNGLYFIYCIWVHGHKQGRGNFQKKGMGKALLRAAEDDARDRGAQGMAAWGMFLPFWMKASWFKKQGYSKVDRQGLSVLLWKPFTDTVKPPQWIKQKKNPETVQGKVTVTAFVNGWCQVQNMVYERAKRAAAEFGDEVVFREIDTSNRDVLMEWGISDALYIDDKDVRTGPPPSYEKIYKLISKRVRKLNL is encoded by the coding sequence ATGAATGTTATTGACCTTGCCGATGAACACCAGCAATTATATTTCATGTGCCTTGAAGATTGGTCTGAAGAAATAAAAGAGGCCGGCACCCGTAAGGAACTTTGGTACAAAGGAATGGTTGAAAAAGGGTTAAGGGTTAAACTTGCCCTGGATGATGGGGGGCAAGTGGGGGGGATGATCCAGTACGGCCCCATTGAGCACTCGTTCGCAGCCGGGAACGGCCTTTATTTTATATACTGCATCTGGGTACATGGACATAAGCAGGGCAGGGGTAATTTCCAGAAAAAAGGGATGGGCAAGGCACTGCTCAGGGCGGCAGAAGATGATGCAAGAGACAGGGGTGCACAGGGCATGGCAGCCTGGGGTATGTTTTTGCCTTTCTGGATGAAGGCGTCGTGGTTTAAGAAACAGGGGTACTCCAAAGTGGACAGGCAGGGTCTTTCTGTGTTATTATGGAAACCATTTACAGATACTGTAAAACCCCCACAATGGATCAAGCAAAAAAAGAATCCTGAAACTGTACAGGGAAAGGTGACTGTGACGGCATTTGTGAACGGCTGGTGCCAGGTCCAGAACATGGTTTATGAGAGGGCAAAGCGGGCGGCGGCAGAGTTCGGGGATGAGGTCGTATTCAGGGAGATAGATACGTCGAACAGGGATGTATTGATGGAATGGGGCATCTCGGATGCTCTGTATATTGATGATAAGGATGTCCGGACAGGTCCGCCGCCATCTTATGAAAAGATATACAAACTCATTTCAAAAAGGGTAAGGAAACTCAACCTTTAA
- a CDS encoding hydrogenase iron-sulfur subunit: MSDFEPDILTFCCNWCSYAGADLAGVSRLQYPTNNRIIRVMCSSRIEPIHILEALKEGTDGILVTGCHIGDCHYIEGNIHTDERMKEIVDALEHLGLKDRLHLEWVSAAEGKKFQETITDFVEKIRALGPNPLKEKVKEE; the protein is encoded by the coding sequence ATGAGCGATTTCGAACCTGATATCTTAACATTCTGCTGCAACTGGTGCAGTTACGCCGGGGCCGACCTGGCAGGTGTATCACGATTGCAGTATCCCACAAACAACCGTATCATAAGGGTGATGTGCAGCAGCAGAATTGAACCGATACATATCCTTGAAGCGTTAAAGGAAGGCACTGACGGTATATTGGTAACAGGCTGCCATATAGGCGACTGCCACTATATCGAAGGTAATATTCATACTGATGAGAGGATGAAGGAGATCGTAGATGCATTAGAACACCTCGGTCTGAAGGACAGGCTCCATCTGGAGTGGGTCTCAGCAGCCGAGGGTAAGAAATTCCAGGAGACCATTACTGATTTTGTAGAAAAGATAAGGGCACTGGGCCCCAATCCTCTAAAGGAAAAAGTAAAGGAGGAATAA
- a CDS encoding desulfoferrodoxin, which translates to MKFEEILKDIEAEGKEKHLPVIEVGKGRGKSDVDVVRVFVGKEVPHPNTVEHHIAWIELFGVKQDGQVVDLGRAEFAPALTNPNARFQVPVEEFKAFCALSYCNVHGVWQNCVEL; encoded by the coding sequence ATGAAATTTGAAGAAATACTAAAAGACATCGAAGCTGAAGGTAAGGAGAAACACCTCCCTGTTATTGAAGTAGGCAAAGGACGTGGAAAAAGCGATGTAGATGTTGTACGGGTATTTGTAGGTAAGGAAGTGCCGCATCCAAATACAGTAGAGCATCACATCGCATGGATAGAATTATTCGGAGTAAAGCAAGATGGACAGGTAGTTGATCTTGGCAGGGCAGAATTTGCACCTGCATTAACAAATCCGAATGCCAGGTTCCAGGTACCTGTTGAAGAATTCAAGGCATTCTGTGCACTTTCTTATTGCAATGTCCACGGCGTATGGCAAAACTGTGTGGAGTTGTAG
- a CDS encoding toll/interleukin-1 receptor domain-containing protein translates to MKDIFISYAREEEKDYAIPLAMALSDLDFFLWIDIKELFAGKNFQEDIDKGIEESKYCIALLSEKYFSKNTTLSELDIFVEKQKEIIPIRCGFINPYLIDEKYSFLKNLLWIDWKDGIENVIEKIIRKIRPDLLPEFVYNDIRLKNIPIPQNQLHAAAFIQTYKSAGRMNEASQIALEYLSYFPNDPNIIILYFNIAKNTEDKYTVEIAFFKVFDYLKNNPNNISVRENFISYLTQLKTKNTFRLIIIDDTSAWLENHHNINIKKDYLTIVEKGNPIQIKRAIEEGKKWLIEEEDIQIRCALFRLVVGKGSRIEKESMLKETVDRIISDRGDNLDKLLTEYIKYISDSGNNIQKKDAIEICENWSRKHPKDNFVLPPYLSLIERLKDKNSIDRAFNFIQEWLSFPFEDISISINVREKFIKCIGKFGNPEQVEEVIKENRLWLKGIINVKSQHNVRAGLINLIKNRGTDNQVLEEINYTLEWLNYHQNETYVRSNFLNLAKERCKENSIIHEFRLYGYSATD, encoded by the coding sequence ATGAAAGATATTTTCATTAGCTATGCAAGAGAAGAAGAGAAGGACTATGCTATTCCTTTAGCGATGGCTTTGTCGGATTTAGATTTTTTTCTTTGGATTGATATAAAAGAATTGTTCGCTGGTAAAAATTTTCAAGAAGATATTGATAAAGGTATTGAAGAATCAAAATATTGTATAGCTTTACTATCAGAAAAATATTTTTCTAAAAATACTACATTATCAGAATTAGATATTTTTGTAGAAAAACAAAAGGAAATTATACCAATCCGCTGTGGATTTATAAACCCATATTTAATCGATGAAAAATATTCATTCCTAAAAAATTTATTGTGGATTGATTGGAAGGATGGGATAGAAAATGTGATCGAAAAAATAATTAGAAAAATTCGCCCCGACCTGCTCCCAGAATTTGTTTACAACGATATTAGATTAAAAAACATACCGATTCCACAAAATCAGCTACATGCTGCCGCTTTTATTCAAACCTATAAAAGTGCTGGGAGAATGAATGAAGCGTCACAAATTGCATTAGAATATTTATCTTATTTTCCAAACGACCCAAATATAATAATACTGTATTTTAACATTGCTAAAAACACCGAGGATAAATATACAGTTGAGATAGCTTTTTTTAAAGTTTTTGATTACCTTAAAAACAATCCAAACAATATAAGTGTGAGAGAAAATTTCATAAGTTACTTAACACAGTTAAAAACAAAAAATACATTTCGACTGATAATTATTGATGATACAAGTGCATGGTTAGAAAACCATCACAACATAAATATAAAAAAGGATTACTTAACTATTGTAGAAAAAGGAAATCCTATACAAATAAAAAGAGCTATAGAAGAAGGTAAAAAGTGGTTAATAGAAGAAGAAGATATTCAAATACGTTGTGCATTATTTAGATTAGTTGTAGGAAAAGGCTCTCGTATTGAAAAAGAAAGCATGCTTAAAGAAACTGTCGATAGGATTATATCTGATAGAGGTGATAATCTAGATAAATTACTAACAGAGTATATAAAATATATAAGTGATAGTGGTAATAATATTCAAAAAAAAGATGCTATTGAAATTTGTGAAAATTGGTCCCGAAAGCATCCTAAAGACAATTTCGTATTGCCTCCCTATTTATCCTTAATTGAAAGACTTAAAGATAAAAACTCTATTGATCGTGCTTTTAATTTTATTCAAGAATGGCTTTCATTTCCTTTTGAAGATATATCTATTTCTATTAATGTACGAGAAAAGTTTATTAAATGTATTGGAAAATTTGGAAATCCAGAACAAGTAGAAGAAGTTATTAAAGAAAACAGACTATGGCTCAAAGGAATAATAAATGTCAAAAGCCAACATAATGTTCGAGCTGGTTTAATAAATTTAATTAAAAATAGAGGTACAGATAATCAGGTATTAGAAGAAATAAATTATACACTTGAATGGTTAAATTATCATCAAAATGAAACTTATGTTAGAAGTAATTTTTTAAATCTCGCCAAGGAAAGATGCAAAGAAAATTCAATAATACATGAGTTTCGGCTATATGGGTATAGTGCAACGGATTAA
- the hdrC gene encoding CoB--CoM heterodisulfide reductase subunit C → MSDIIKTSDFDMEFRDEVFKEPDADKITLCFNCTGCTSGCPMAEQEPEYNIRKFLRMANLGMKDALLNSPYLWYCTTCYKCQERCPQGVKNVDTLLKIRTIAIQNGIMLDNHRKVSQLVIKLGHAVPINDDAKEKRKDVGLDDTPPTVHKFENALGEVQKLLKITGFDELVADKEETS, encoded by the coding sequence ATGAGTGATATTATTAAAACATCTGATTTTGATATGGAGTTCAGGGATGAGGTGTTCAAGGAACCGGATGCCGATAAAATTACCCTGTGCTTTAACTGTACAGGATGTACTTCCGGATGTCCCATGGCCGAACAGGAACCCGAGTACAATATCCGTAAGTTCCTGCGTATGGCAAACCTTGGCATGAAGGACGCCCTGTTGAACAGTCCATATCTCTGGTACTGCACTACATGTTACAAGTGCCAGGAAAGGTGTCCCCAGGGTGTGAAGAATGTGGATACCCTGCTAAAGATCAGGACCATTGCGATCCAAAATGGTATCATGCTTGATAATCACAGGAAAGTAAGCCAGTTGGTGATCAAGTTAGGACATGCAGTTCCAATTAATGACGACGCAAAAGAGAAGCGTAAGGACGTAGGACTGGACGATACTCCGCCTACTGTGCATAAGTTCGAGAACGCACTGGGCGAAGTTCAAAAACTGTTAAAGATTACCGGTTTTGATGAACTTGTTGCTGATAAGGAGGAAACATCATGA